CGCGAAGGAACCCGTCAGTTGATGTATGCCGCTGGCGTACTACCGAAGCACGTTACGCTCCCGTCCTGGCTCACCAACGGGGCCGTGAACTTCTACACGCGGCCGCGCGGCCCGGCCTACGTAACGGTTGGTGACAGCGAGAAAATGAACATGCACGTAGCCCTGACCACGGGTTACGGTGTGCCCAACTACGTGCTCCAGCGCTACCTCCGCGACCTCGCGACCAAGAAGGAGCTGCCCGCGGATTCGGCCCGTCTGCTCGAAAACGTGCTCGGTGACGTGTACTTCAGCGGGATCAAGGACGGCCTCGACCCCGATCCGGCCCCGCCGAAGAAACCCAAAAAATCCACACAAGCGGCCCAACCGACGCGCCCCCGGGACGACGGTGAAGGTTCCGGGGGGCCGATGCGCCCGCCGATCGGTCCCGGCCCGATGCGGCCGGGTCTTGGGGGACCGGGAGGTATGCCCGGACCGGGTCTGCCTGGTATGCCGGGAGGACCGGGCATGATTGGCGGTCCAGGTATGTCGAGCGGCGTGCTGTCGGCGGACTACGAAGACCCCGCCACCCTGCTCCGCAAGAAGCAACAGCGCCTCGCGATCAAGGCGAACGCGACCTCTTGGTCGCTGTATTACTACCTCATTCAGCACAAGCCTGAGCAACTGCGCCAGTACGTCGCGGAACTGAACAAGCTCCCGCGCGACCTGCCGATCGACGGTAAGACCGCGTTTGCGGTGTTCGTCCGCGTGTTCAAGCTCTCAACGACCGCTGACGGGGTCGCCGATGCGAAAGAACTGAAGAAATTTGCTGACGAATGGCTGACGTACATCAACACTGTTCCCCTGGTCGGTGTCGATATCCCGCTAGTCGCTCCGGAACCGCCCAAGAACACGACGCCGGGAACCGGCCCGGGCGGGTTCCCTGGTTTCCCGGGCGCATCCCCCGGTGGCGGGCGACCGGGCGGTGGCGGTAACCCGGACCAGAATTAACGCTCCCGTGCCGAACGCAAACGCTTGACCTTCTCCGCGCCATCTTTAAGATAGCCTCACACTCACCCGTGTGGGGTGTCGCCGAGGTGGCGGAATTGGCAGACGCACTAGATTCAGGTTCTAGCGCTCGCAAGGGCGTGGAGGTTCAAGTCCTCTCCTCGGCACTCGCAAAACCCCAGCAATTGCTGGGGTTTTGTTGTTTTTATGGACAGGCACCCGAGTGAACAGAATTGAAGACTGCCGAAGGCTCCCGGCAAAGCCACTCTACCAACAGACAGCCAACAACTCATACCTTTCGGAGTCGTGCGTCAGCGTACCCCGCGATGAGGTGCTGCGTCAGGTTGACCGCAACCACAGGGAGCAGCGCCAGCGGACAACCTGCGAGCGCTCCCGCAGCCAGTGCTAACCCGGCCCCGTTGTTCGCCATGCCGACGCCAAACACGAGTGCGGCCCGCCGCGCGGGATCGGCCCGCACGAACTTCGCAGTGAGAAACCCGGTCGAGAACGCGGTCGCACACATTACCACCGCCGCAGCCGCAATCAGCGCGAGGAAATCCCAATCCGGATCGACGACGACACGCGGTAAACACGTTGAAGCATTCGCGTAGCACAGCACCAACAGGATCACGGACGTAACCTGTTTCACATGCGGTCCCGCCGCGTCCGCCCTGTTACCTCCGATTACCCAGCGACAAATCAGGCCCAATCCCGTCGGGAAGACCACCCACAACACCACGAACGCACTCGCCCCACCTGCCCCGGCGAGGTGATTTAACACTTCGCCCGCGTCGCTCGGTGCAAGCGCGCCGACCGTACCGAACGAACGTGGCGTCGTGAGCGGGCTGAGCGCCGTAAAGAGCAATACGAGGCCGAGGCTCAGCGCACAATCGCCGTCCGCGGCGCGGGACCAACCCGCCGACGAGCCCGCCACCGACATCGCAGCTACGACCGCCAGTCCCACGAGCAAGTCGCGTGCTTCAACCGGGTCGTGCCAGAGCAACAGAACGGGCGCGACCGCCATCAATACCAGAACGGGAACAGCGACGCTCGCGAACAACCCGGCGGCCAGAGGGAGCGGGCTTCGGAACACGCCCCGTAGGTGGTCTCCCCGCACCGCAAAGCCCGCAGCAAACAACAGACTGGCGAGCATCAGCGCCGGTGCCGATATACGAACCGAGTACCCCCCAACGTGCCCCGTCTCAGTGAGGTTCGCGAGCCAGCAGCCGGCCCCCGGTGCAATTGCGGCCGCGGCGTATGCCCCGATCAGTAACCAGAGAAAGTGCCGGTGCAGAAACCCGAACCCGATCCACTCGTGTGGCGCATCTTGATCGCCCATCTTCGGTTGAACGGCTCGCCCCTACAGCCGACACCCTACCCGAGAGCCTTAAGAGGACCGTGACGCGGGGATAAACTATTTCTTATCTTCGGTTCATCCTCACCTCACCCGGTTCGGGTACAGTGCGTCCGCCACGGTTCGGGGCCGCCACCGTTTGAAGCGGCCGTCCACGTGTTTGAGGAGCAATCAATGCGTTACTTCGCAGCAGTCGCAATCGCAGTCGTCGCGTTGTCTGCACCGGTTCGAGCGGACGAGGAAAAGGTTCCGCTGGAGAAAGTGCCGAAGGCCGTACTAGAGACCGTCAAAAAGCGGTTCCCGAAAGCCGAAGTGATCGGCGCGAGCAAAGAGAAGGAAAAAGACAAAACGGTGTTCGAGATCGAGCTAAAGGAAGCCGGCAAGACGATCGACGTGACCCTCACTCCGGAGGGCGCAATCACCACAATCGAGAAGCAGATCGAGGCCAAAGAGCTGCCGAAGGCCGTGACCGAGGCACTCGAAAAGAAGTACGCGAAGGCCACGTTCAAGACCGTTGAAGCCGTTTACAGCATGAAGGATGGGAAAGAGGCGCTCGATTACTACGAGGTACTTCTCGTCACCGCCGACAAGAAAACGATCGAAGTGGAGATCTTCGCAGACGGCAAGATCAAGGAAGAAGAAGAGAAAAAGACCGAGAAATAATACGCCCTCTCGTTCCCGGTTTCACGAGACACCGGGAACGAACACGTTTGCGAATTTCTGTCCGCCCGGTGGGATACCGGGCTTTTGAGACGGGTGTCATGGGAATCCGCATTCTGCTCGTTGAAGACGAAACGGCGATCGGCGACTTCGTCGCGCGCGGGCTGCGCGAAGAGGGGTACTCGGTCGAGTGGGCGACCGACGGCGATGCCGGGTGGCACCACTTGCGGACCGCCGTTTGGGACGTGGTGCTGCTTGATTGGTGGCTGCCCGGCCCGAACGGACTCACGCTCCTCAAGAAGTTCCGGCAAGCAGGCTGCGACACGCCGGTACTCATGCTCACCGCGCGCGACGCCGTTTCCGACCGCGTGCAGGGGCTGGATTGCGGGGCCGATGATTACCTGTGCAAGCCGTTCGCGTTCGAGGAACTGCTCGCCCGGGTCCGCGCGCTGGCGCGCCGCCCCGGGGCGACCGCGGGAACGGTGCTCTCCTACGCCGACGTCTACCTCGACCTCGCGACCCACCGCGCCGAGCGCGCCGGGACGAAGCTCGATCTGACCGCGAAGGAGGAATCGCTGCTCGTGCTGTTCCTCCGGCACCCCGGCGAAGTGCTGAGTCGTACCCGGATCTACGAAGCGGTCTGGGACGAGCGGTACGACGGGATCTCGAACACGCTCGAAGTTCACGTCATGGAACTGCGCAAGAAACTGGAAGCACACGGCCCGCGCCTCATTCAGACGGTGCGCGGGCGCGGGTACGTGTTCGGGGAACTGGAGTGACCCTCACCACCCGTCTCTCGCTGTTCTTCCTGGCCGCGCTCGCGGCGGTGCTCGTCGCGTTCTCCGCGGCGCTGTACGTCCTGGCGCACCGCCACCTCACACGGCAACTCGACGACCGGCTCGAATCGACCTCGCGCGCGCTAGCGTCGGCCGCCGAAATCAAGCCCGACGGCGTGGAGTGGGAACCGGAGGCACGCCCGTTCCCGTTCACATCGAGTCCGTTCGGGGATGAACTGCGGTGGAGCGTGGCCGCCGAGGGCGGCAGCATCGTCGATCAATCAACCCAGGACGACGCCCGGGAGTTGTTGGCGGAAGCCGACGCCGGATTCCGGACCGGTCACCGGAACCCGCGGCGCCTGGAACGTGCGGGCCGCGCGTGGCAGGCCACGCGCATCCGGCTCGCACCGGAACCGACCTCGCGCCCGGTCCCACTCAAGCACGGAAAGTTCTCCGCACTCGTCGTAACGGTTGCGGTGCCGCTCGATCCCGTTCACAGCACACTCCGCACCCTCGCCGCGACACTTACTGGCCTCACGCTCGCGGTCCTGGGTGTCGCGTTAGTTACCAGCCGAGCGGTTTGCCGCCGGGCGCTCGCCCCGGTCACGCGAATGGCCGAAGCTGCTCACGCGATGGGTACTGACCTAGCCGAGCGCCTCCCGGACGCACGATCCACCGACGAACTCGCAAACCTGACAGGAGCGTTCAACGGCTTGCTCGACCGACTGGCGGAAGCGTTCGAGCGCGAGCGGCGGTTCGCGGGCGAAGCGTCACACCAACTTCGCACGCCACTCACGGCCCTCATCGGCCAAATCGAAGTCGCACTACGGCGCGACCGCACACCAGAAGAGTACCACCGCGTGCTCGGCTCGGTTCTGGATCAGGCCGGGCGACTCCGACGGGTCATTGAGGCGCTGCTGTTTCTCGCGCGGTCGGAGGCGGACGCGCGACTCCCGGGTGTGGAGCGGATCGACCTCACCGCGTGGACCGATTCTCGACTGAAGGAAAGAGCCGAAAGCTCGCGGTCTGCCGATCTAATCTTCGCGCCGACTGCGGGAGAAATACCAGTCGCGATTCACCCCGATCTGTTCGGCGAACTGTTCGATGCGGTTCTCGACAACGCCCTGAAATACAGCGCCCCCGGGACGACAGTCACCGTTCGCACCGGGCGCGACGCAAAGGGCGCGCGAGTGGAGATAGAAGACCACGGGTGCGGGATCGCACCGAACGAGGTGCCGCACCTGTTCCGCCCGTTCTTCCGCTCGGAGATCGCGAGACGGCGCGGCATCCCGGGCGTGGGTCTGGGGTTGGCCGTCGCGGCCCGAATCGCCTCCGCGCTCGGCGGATCGATCGACGTTCAGAGTGAGTTCGGGCACGGGTGCCGAGTCGCGATTCGGCTGCCCCACTCGCCGATCCACATAATGACAGAAAACGAAGTAAGTACAGGAGAAGCACGATGACTCGGCGCCGGTTCCTGGCACTCATGGCCGGCACGACCGTCGCCGGAGGTTCGCTCCTGGCGTGGGGCGTGGAGCACCACACCCGGAACTTTCACACGGTCGAACCGGGCGTACTCTACCGCAGCGGCCAAATGACCCGAACCGGGCTGAAGCTGGTTCTGGGCGCGTACCACATCAAAACGGTCGTGACGCTGCGCACCGTGCGTAACCCCGATCGCCCGTTCCCCGATGCGTGGGAAGCAGATGTGTGTGCGGCGCGCGATGCACGGCACATGCGCATCGTCCCGCGCTCGTGGTCCGTGGACAAGAAGGGCGAACTTCCCGCCGAACGGGTCGTCAAATCGTTCCTGGACATCGTGAGCGATCCGGCCAACCAGCCGGTACTCGTTCACTGTTTCGCGGGCATTCACCGGACCGGAACCATGTGCGCACTCTTCCGCATGGCCCGCCAGGGATGGAGCGCGGACCAAGCCATCGCGGAAATGCAGAGTTACGGTTTTAAACCCGGGAGAAGCCGCGAAGAGATCGAGCGGTACTTGCGCAATTACCACGCCGAAAATCGCCCCGCGGCGTAGCCCCGGCCCACACCGCTCTTTTCTCCCAATTGCAATTCTCCGCGCGCAACGAACTTCCAGTCGCGCGGACGAACTCCGGACATTTCGGGAACGTAGAATCCAGTAGCCTCCGGCCACTACTTCGCCGCGTTCGCGGCCCGGATGGATCACGCCTCGGCGCCCGGTTCGCTCCCACTTGTGTCCCCAACCGCGCAAGTTGAGGAGTCTGTTTCTCACCACACACAGGAGTTTCCCCACGATGTCCGGTATCCGAATCCGCACCGGCGCAGCGGGCGCCGTGCTCGGGTCCGCTGCACTGGCTCTCGCGCTGGGCTTTTCGATGTCGCACGCGGACGAGCCGAAGGCTCCCAAACCACCCATCCCTGAAGCACTCCCGAAAGAAGGGAAGTCGCCCTTCTCTGCCGATCTCAAAAAAGCTCAGGAACAGATGTTCCGAGCGGTGGAAGCCCTGGCCAAAGACCCGAACGACGCGGAAGCCCGAAAACAGTTGGACGAAGCCCGCGCCGCGCTGATGAAAGCGCTGGCAAGCGGAGCAAACGAGATCCCGCGCCCCGGACCGGGGTTCCCGGGATTCGGCCTCGGTCGTGCTCCCGATCGCGCGCGCCTGGGTGTTCAACTCGAACCACTCACCCCATTAGTGACGGATCAACTCGGACTCGATCCGAAGTCCGGCGTAGCCATCGCTAGTGTGCTCGAAGGTTCGGCCGCAGCGAAGGGCGGGTTCAAAGTTCACGACGTCGTGATCGAATTTGCCGGGAAGCCCGTCAGCAACGATCCGCGTGATTTCACCCGCCAAGTGAGTGCGGTGAAGCCCGGCGAGAAGGTGAACGCGGTCGTGGTGCGAAAGGGGAGGAAGGTCGAGCTGAAGGGGATCGAGTTACCCGCCCCGGAAGTCGTTCCGCAACCCGAGGCCCAGAGGCTCCCCACGAACCCCAAAGCGCTCGAAAACAACAAAGCCGGTGATTCGGTTTCTGTGTCGATCGACAACGGGAAATTCGTCGTCAAGGCGACGCAGAGCGGCGTGAATTTCGTAATCACCGGCCAAGTGGGAGCCGACGGAGCAACTGCGGACAAGGTGACCATCAAGTCCGGCGACGAAACGATCGAGGCAGCGAGTCTCGACAAGGTGCCCGAGAAGTACCGTCCGACGGTCGAGAAATTGCTGAAGAACGTCGGGGCGTCTCGGGCGAAGGTTCGGGATTAACCACGACTGAGCAACCTGTTTCGCTCCGACCCGTTTGTTTAATCGGGCCGTGGACATCGCCTCATGGGGTGCCCGCGGCCCGATCGTTACCGAGTCGGTGCTTGCAATTCTCCGCGCGCTGCCGCATTCTGCACGTCTGGCTATTCGCACGGAGTCCCACCATGCGCCTCCTCGTCTCGCTTTGCGCACTCCTCTCCTGCACACCGTTCGCGTTCGCCGACGGCCTGACACCCGAAGAGGCTGCAAAGCGGTTCAAACTGCCCGACGGGTTCTCGGTCCGCACGGTCGCGGCCGAGCCGATGATTCGGCAGCCCGTGAGCATGAGTTTCGACGCGCGCGGGCGCCTGTGGGTGCTGCAGTACCTCCAGTACCCGAACTACGCGGGCCTCAAGCCCGTGAAGCAGGACCAGTACCTGCGCACGGTCTGGGACAAGGTACCGGAAGCGCCCCCGAAGGGACCAAAGGGGTTGGACCGGATCACCATCCTCTCCGACCCGGACGAGAACGGCGTGTTCCGCAAGTCGAAGGACTTCGTGACCGGGCTGAACATCGCGAGCGGGTTCTGCATTGGTAACGGCGGCGTGTACGTTGTGCAGCCGCCGTACTTGCTCTTTTACCCTGATAAGAACGAAGACGACGTGCCCGACGGCGACCCCGAAGTGCTGCTCTCCGGCTTCGGCATGGACGACACGCACTCGCTCGCCAACTCCCTCCAGTGGGGGCCGGACGGCTGGCTCTACGGCGCCGCGGGGAGCACGAGTACGTGCAAGATCAAGCCGCCGGTGCCATCCGCTACAGGCGGTCCCGATTTCATCGAGTTCCAGCAGGGCATCTGGCGCTACCACCCGAAAACGAAGCGGTTCGAGCTGTTCAGTGAGGGTGGCGGGAACACCTACGGTCTCGATTTCGACAGGAACGGCCAGATCATCGCGGGGACCAATTGGGGCGGGTTCGCGTGCCTGCACCAGATGCAGGGCGCGTATTACGTGAAGGGCTTCAGCAAACACGGCCCGCTCCACAACCCCTACACCTACGGCTACTTCGAGCACGTCCCGTACAAGGACTTTAGAGGCGGGCACGTCACGTGTGGCGGCGTGCTGTACGACGCGGAGTTATACCCGGAACAGTACCGCGGTCAGTACATCGCCGCGAACCTGCTCTCCAACGCGATCCACTGGCACAAGCTCGAACCGCACAAGTCGTCGTTCACGGCCGGTCATGGTGGCGAGCTGATGACCACCGACGACACGCACTTCCGCCCGGTCGATTGCCTGCTCGGGCCGGACGGGTGCATTTACGTTGCAGACTTCTACGACCGGCGCGCGGCACACCTCGACCCGGTGGACAACTGGGACAAAGCTACCGGCCGCATTTACCGCATCGACTACAAGCGACCGCCAAAGCAAGAGTCGTTTGACTTGCGGAAGAAGTCCACATCCGAACTCGCGGAACTGCTGAAGCACCCGAACAAGTGGTGGCGCACCGAAGCGCGCCGGCTCATCGCCGAACGCGGCGACGCGAGCGTTCACCCGAAGTTGCGGAAGTGGCTCCTCACCGAAAAAGGTCCGCTCGCACTCGAAGCACTGTGGACACTGGCCTCCTCGGACGGCTGGGTAGAACGGGACTTCGACAACGTCGGTGAGCACCCGAACGAGCACGTCCGCGCCTGGATGATTCGGCTCATGTGCGACGAAGAAACCGTCTCGAACGCAACGCAGGTGGCCCTGGGGGGCATCGCCGCAAGCGAAAAGAGTTCCGCGGTGGTGGCGCAGACCGCGTGCTCCATTCGCCGGCTCGCCCCGCCGCAGGAGTACGACATCGTTTCCGCGCTAATGATGAACCCGCTGGTGGGCGACGCCCCGCAGTTCCCGCTCCTCGTATGGTGGGCGCTCGAAGACTGCAACCGCCGCGACACGACCGACACGGTGCGCTTCCCCTACGCCAACGACCCGATCCAAAAGCTCGCAGACTTCTTTAACGAGCGGGTCGCGCGCCGGCTCATGTCCGGGAACATCACCCGCGGGCGCGAGCGCATTGGCACGCTGTTCGGCCTGACCACCAGCGCCAACGACGACATCGCGCCCGTACTTCGAGGCATCGCCACCGCACTCCGAGCACAACCGCTCGACGTGATCCCCCCTTCCCTCCAACCGCCACTGAATCAACTGCGACAGCAGCGAAAGAAAGATCTCCTTCTGCTCGAAGTGTTGGCGCGGATGAAAGACCCTTCGGCCCGGTCCACCCTCCGCGACCTCGTAACGGACGAGTCAATTGGTGACGGGAACCGCCTGCGTGCGATCGCACTCTTACGCGATGTGCGCGATCCGCGTGCGGAAGAACTGTTCCTGGAACAACTTTCCGTGCAGAAGTCTGACAACTTGCGCACGGGTCTGCTCGACGGCCTCGAAGCGTTTGAGCACGCTACCATTGGCGAAAAAGTGCTCGCGGGTTACTCGGGTTACACCCCGGCTGTGAAAAAGCGCGCGGTGCAACTCCTGCTCACGCGCCCGGCGTGGGCACTCATGCTCCTCAAAGAACTGGACGCGGGCAAGTTCCCCAAAACCGACGTGACCGTGGACAACGCCCGCACCGCGACGAACCTCAGCGACAAGGAAGTCACAGCTCTCGTCGAAAAGCACTTCGGGAAGCTCGCACCCGCAACGGCGGGTGAGAAGCAAGCTCGCATCGCGTGGCTGAGTACCGCACTCGGGCGGGCAAAACCCGGCGACGCCATAAACGGGAAAGTGCTCTTCACCAAACACTGCGCCGCGTGCCACCAACTGCACGGTGACGGCGGCAAAGTCGGTCCGGATCTCACTACCGCGGACCGCAAGAACCGCGGGTACATGCTTACGCAGATCGTCGATCCGTCGGGCTACATTCGTCCGGAATTCGTCGTTCACAGCGTATTAACCAAAGACGACCGCAAACTCTCCGGGATTGTCACAGAAACAGGCGAATCGATCGTCGTCACGAACGTTGTGAACGATCAGGTCACGAAGACGACGCTCGCAAAAGCCGACATCGCAGACCTGAAGCCGTCACCGGTATCGCTGATGCCGGAGAAGCTGCTCGACACGCTCACGGAATCACAAATCGCGGATCTATTCGCGTATCTGGCGAGCGAGAAACCTACCCCCCCGCCCCCCCTCCCTAAAGGGAAGGGGGAGAACAAATTGAAAATCGCGCTAGTATCCGGATCGTTCGAGTACAAATCGGACGATTCCCTGAGGGCGTTTCAGAAGTACCTGGAAGCAACCTACGCGGTTGAGTGCGTGCTGATATCGGCGAAAGCGGAGAAGGACACGTCGTTGTCTGGTCTGGAGCAGTTGGAAACGTGCGACGTCGCCGTCTTCTTCACGCGGCGGCTCCAGATCGAAGGGGATTCACTCGAACAGGTGAAGAAGTACGTCAAATCCGGTAAGCCCATCGTCGGCATCCGCACCGCGAGTCACGGATTTCAAAAGTGGCTAGAAATGGACAAGAACGTGTTCGGCGGTGATTACAAGGGGCATTTCGGTGCCGGCGTTGCCGAGATACACGCGGTCGAGAAGGTCAAGGATCACACGATTCTGAAGGACGTGAAGCCGTTCAAGACGAACGGTAGCCTGTATAAAAACCCCAACGTCGCGGACGACGTGACCGTTCTCCTTCGGGGGACAATGGGCAAGGAATCGGAACCGGTCGCGTGGGTGCGGGAGAAGGACGGCCGGCGGGTCTTCTACACCTCTCTGGGGCACCCCGACGACTTCAAGGACGCGAACTTCGTCCGACTCCTGGTCAACGGTCTCGCCTGGACAACAAAGACCGATTTCAAACCAACGAAATGAATCCCTTGCTCGTCTGTATAGTAGGAGCAGCTATCGCCGCCGAACCCGTTCGCGGCGGACAAGGAGATTAGTGGTCCAGACGCGAAGAGTTATGACAGGGTTGCAAACAAAAGGGCAACAACCTCGTGAAGAATGTTAGCCGTTGTTACCCAGTTCGGCGATCAAACAGAGGGCGAACTGCTGTGAACCCCTGGTAATTCCAGCGTTCGGTGCGACGGGACCGATTCCGCCGCCGAGAACGTTAGCAAATGTTACTGCCGGCCACCGCAGCATCGAAAGCGCTTCCGCAAACTGAATAGTAAGATCGGCTATTCATTATCGAATCACTACTTGTTCAGTCAGTCCGCACGATCTCACTGCCGAGGAGCGCATATGATCCGCTGGTTTGGTTGCGGGCTAGCAGTCGCGGTAACGGCAGCGAGTGTGCTCGGACAGACTGCGGACGTCATCAGTGAGGGCATCGGCCTGCCCCAACTCCCGCAGTTAAATCCGTTTGGGGGTGTCGCCCAACAGCAGTTCGTGCCGGGCGGAATCATTCAAACTTGGGACGGTCCGATTCCCCCCGGCTTTCGCAGAAACGCGCGCCCGATTCGCCCGGTCATCGCACATTCCGGGCCACCGAAACTCGATCGCCACGGCGACCCGCTGCCGGTCGGTGCGGTCGCGCGGTTCGGGACCGTGCGCCTCCGCCACGGTGCGGAAGTTTCCGCGCTGGCCTTCACGCGCGACGCGAAACTGCTCTGCACCGTCTCGAGCAGTGACGACAGTGTGAAGCTGTGGGACACCACTACGGGCAAGGAGGTCGCGCGCCTGGAGACCCGCGCCACGCTGGTCGGTTTGGCCAACAACGGGTCCGCGGTCCTCATCGAAGAGAACCGGTGCAAGGTCTGGGTCCACACTGCCACCGACGTCGTGCGCCACCTGCCCGAGAAGACCCTACCCGAAGGTGCCAACCCGACCGCGCTCGCGGTGAACCCGAACAGCACCTCGTTCGCGGTCGCGGTGAACGGGAAGGTGCTCGTCATCGACATCCAGACCGGTAAAGCACTGTACGAACTGAAACTCCCCACCGTGCCCCCGGACAACAACCTCCGGCGCTTCGCACTTGCCGGTCAAAACGTACAAGCGGAGCAACCGTATCAAGTGGTGAAGCTCCAGTACTCACCGGACGGCAAGTGGCTCGCGGGTAACGGGCAGCAGTCCGGGGTGTGGCTATGGGATCTACGGACCGGTAAGCGCGTGCGCACGTACCGCTCGGAGATCGACTTCCCCGAGTACGCATTCTCCCCCGATGTGACGAAACTCGCGGTCACGGGGAGCCGGCTCCACCTGTACGCGCTCGACTCGGAGGAACCCGTCGAGGGGTTCAAGGAACCGGAGAACGCCCCGGCGGGCGGACTGCGGTTCAGCGCGGACGGCAAACTTATCAACGTGGTGATACGAAACGGCACGGTACAACCCTACGACGCGGCCACGGGCGAAGCCAAGGCCGCAATCGAACCGTCGGACCCGAGATTGCACCCACCGTTCGCGATCGCGATGGACGGGGCGATG
This region of Gemmata massiliana genomic DNA includes:
- a CDS encoding sensor histidine kinase; the protein is MTLTTRLSLFFLAALAAVLVAFSAALYVLAHRHLTRQLDDRLESTSRALASAAEIKPDGVEWEPEARPFPFTSSPFGDELRWSVAAEGGSIVDQSTQDDARELLAEADAGFRTGHRNPRRLERAGRAWQATRIRLAPEPTSRPVPLKHGKFSALVVTVAVPLDPVHSTLRTLAATLTGLTLAVLGVALVTSRAVCRRALAPVTRMAEAAHAMGTDLAERLPDARSTDELANLTGAFNGLLDRLAEAFERERRFAGEASHQLRTPLTALIGQIEVALRRDRTPEEYHRVLGSVLDQAGRLRRVIEALLFLARSEADARLPGVERIDLTAWTDSRLKERAESSRSADLIFAPTAGEIPVAIHPDLFGELFDAVLDNALKYSAPGTTVTVRTGRDAKGARVEIEDHGCGIAPNEVPHLFRPFFRSEIARRRGIPGVGLGLAVAARIASALGGSIDVQSEFGHGCRVAIRLPHSPIHIMTENEVSTGEAR
- a CDS encoding fused DSP-PTPase phosphatase/NAD kinase-like protein; this translates as MTRRRFLALMAGTTVAGGSLLAWGVEHHTRNFHTVEPGVLYRSGQMTRTGLKLVLGAYHIKTVVTLRTVRNPDRPFPDAWEADVCAARDARHMRIVPRSWSVDKKGELPAERVVKSFLDIVSDPANQPVLVHCFAGIHRTGTMCALFRMARQGWSADQAIAEMQSYGFKPGRSREEIERYLRNYHAENRPAA
- a CDS encoding response regulator transcription factor, with amino-acid sequence MGIRILLVEDETAIGDFVARGLREEGYSVEWATDGDAGWHHLRTAVWDVVLLDWWLPGPNGLTLLKKFRQAGCDTPVLMLTARDAVSDRVQGLDCGADDYLCKPFAFEELLARVRALARRPGATAGTVLSYADVYLDLATHRAERAGTKLDLTAKEESLLVLFLRHPGEVLSRTRIYEAVWDERYDGISNTLEVHVMELRKKLEAHGPRLIQTVRGRGYVFGELE
- a CDS encoding PVC-type heme-binding CxxCH protein; amino-acid sequence: MRLLVSLCALLSCTPFAFADGLTPEEAAKRFKLPDGFSVRTVAAEPMIRQPVSMSFDARGRLWVLQYLQYPNYAGLKPVKQDQYLRTVWDKVPEAPPKGPKGLDRITILSDPDENGVFRKSKDFVTGLNIASGFCIGNGGVYVVQPPYLLFYPDKNEDDVPDGDPEVLLSGFGMDDTHSLANSLQWGPDGWLYGAAGSTSTCKIKPPVPSATGGPDFIEFQQGIWRYHPKTKRFELFSEGGGNTYGLDFDRNGQIIAGTNWGGFACLHQMQGAYYVKGFSKHGPLHNPYTYGYFEHVPYKDFRGGHVTCGGVLYDAELYPEQYRGQYIAANLLSNAIHWHKLEPHKSSFTAGHGGELMTTDDTHFRPVDCLLGPDGCIYVADFYDRRAAHLDPVDNWDKATGRIYRIDYKRPPKQESFDLRKKSTSELAELLKHPNKWWRTEARRLIAERGDASVHPKLRKWLLTEKGPLALEALWTLASSDGWVERDFDNVGEHPNEHVRAWMIRLMCDEETVSNATQVALGGIAASEKSSAVVAQTACSIRRLAPPQEYDIVSALMMNPLVGDAPQFPLLVWWALEDCNRRDTTDTVRFPYANDPIQKLADFFNERVARRLMSGNITRGRERIGTLFGLTTSANDDIAPVLRGIATALRAQPLDVIPPSLQPPLNQLRQQRKKDLLLLEVLARMKDPSARSTLRDLVTDESIGDGNRLRAIALLRDVRDPRAEELFLEQLSVQKSDNLRTGLLDGLEAFEHATIGEKVLAGYSGYTPAVKKRAVQLLLTRPAWALMLLKELDAGKFPKTDVTVDNARTATNLSDKEVTALVEKHFGKLAPATAGEKQARIAWLSTALGRAKPGDAINGKVLFTKHCAACHQLHGDGGKVGPDLTTADRKNRGYMLTQIVDPSGYIRPEFVVHSVLTKDDRKLSGIVTETGESIVVTNVVNDQVTKTTLAKADIADLKPSPVSLMPEKLLDTLTESQIADLFAYLASEKPTPPPPLPKGKGENKLKIALVSGSFEYKSDDSLRAFQKYLEATYAVECVLISAKAEKDTSLSGLEQLETCDVAVFFTRRLQIEGDSLEQVKKYVKSGKPIVGIRTASHGFQKWLEMDKNVFGGDYKGHFGAGVAEIHAVEKVKDHTILKDVKPFKTNGSLYKNPNVADDVTVLLRGTMGKESEPVAWVREKDGRRVFYTSLGHPDDFKDANFVRLLVNGLAWTTKTDFKPTK
- a CDS encoding bile acid:sodium symporter, with protein sequence MGDQDAPHEWIGFGFLHRHFLWLLIGAYAAAAIAPGAGCWLANLTETGHVGGYSVRISAPALMLASLLFAAGFAVRGDHLRGVFRSPLPLAAGLFASVAVPVLVLMAVAPVLLLWHDPVEARDLLVGLAVVAAMSVAGSSAGWSRAADGDCALSLGLVLLFTALSPLTTPRSFGTVGALAPSDAGEVLNHLAGAGGASAFVVLWVVFPTGLGLICRWVIGGNRADAAGPHVKQVTSVILLVLCYANASTCLPRVVVDPDWDFLALIAAAAVVMCATAFSTGFLTAKFVRADPARRAALVFGVGMANNGAGLALAAGALAGCPLALLPVVAVNLTQHLIAGYADARLRKV
- a CDS encoding S1C family serine protease → MSGIRIRTGAAGAVLGSAALALALGFSMSHADEPKAPKPPIPEALPKEGKSPFSADLKKAQEQMFRAVEALAKDPNDAEARKQLDEARAALMKALASGANEIPRPGPGFPGFGLGRAPDRARLGVQLEPLTPLVTDQLGLDPKSGVAIASVLEGSAAAKGGFKVHDVVIEFAGKPVSNDPRDFTRQVSAVKPGEKVNAVVVRKGRKVELKGIELPAPEVVPQPEAQRLPTNPKALENNKAGDSVSVSIDNGKFVVKATQSGVNFVITGQVGADGATADKVTIKSGDETIEAASLDKVPEKYRPTVEKLLKNVGASRAKVRD
- a CDS encoding PepSY-like domain-containing protein yields the protein MRYFAAVAIAVVALSAPVRADEEKVPLEKVPKAVLETVKKRFPKAEVIGASKEKEKDKTVFEIELKEAGKTIDVTLTPEGAITTIEKQIEAKELPKAVTEALEKKYAKATFKTVEAVYSMKDGKEALDYYEVLLVTADKKTIEVEIFADGKIKEEEEKKTEK